The sequence TACCCCCAGCACTTTTAATAGCTGTAGTAAAGCACTATGCCAATGTATTTCATTAACATGTAAGTCGTAAAAGGAAAGTAGGAAATACCTTTTGGTTGAGGTACTTCCTGTGTATTAACCCTGTAtgtctccctctcatccaccACCAGCCCTCTATGCCTTTGTGCTGACGGTGGCTGCCCTGGGGGCTGCAGTGCACCACAAGATAGACCTCAGCTACATCCACAGCCACTTCCTCCAGCTGGCTGTGTcttccctgctctgctctgtcctacTTAGTGTCTACCTGTATGTCCGCTCTCGCTGGGCAACCCAGGACCTGCTGGCCCCTGGAGGAAACTctggtgagtgggtgggtggttaTGTGTAGTTGTCACTGGTAAACATACTTCTACAATCTGGGTGTGATTTGATTTCATGAAATGGCTCTATTATGACATGGAGCAGCATAAGGTTAAGAGCAATAGAATTAGGTAAAGTATCCACCATCTTGGCATCAAATGTTCAATTGATTCTGACTTGAGAGTACATTCCAATCCTCGAGGTGAACACTGTAGTTCTGTACTACCCATTTGAATGATGATGCCTCAcaaatggtcaacataatatgaTTAATTTGTTCTTCTCACCTCCCTAGGGAGTGTTATTTATGACTTTTTCATGGGAAGTGAACTTAACCCCCGGATCAAAGGCTTTGATCTCAAATACTTCTGTGAACTGCGCCCAGGATTGATTGGTTGGGTAAGTTTCACTGTAGTGTACTGAATATTTCCATTAAAGTGCTTTTCAGATGTATGCTAGAGACATTTAATGTAGATTAAGCTgtttatttataaaaaatatttttttaaatggcaaaAACAAAATAAACTCTGTTCAGTTTCCCATCGTGTTCATTACTCCCTCTAGTGGGAAAATGTCAACTGCTTTGAATAAATCCTAAAATGATACTACTGtacatttgagccagtttgtttAACTCTCTGTTCAAGGAGAGTGTTTATTCATAGCTGTGATCTTAATTCCATTactttacttttagatttgtgaattgttagatactactgcactgttggagctcggaaCACAAGCATTACTTTACGCCTGCAGTAacgtctgctaaatatgtgtatgtgaccaatacaatttgattagattttgaCATCTGTTCTGTCCAGCTGGTGATCAACGCTGCCATGGCTCTGGCTGAGATGCAACTCCACCACCTGGACTACCCCTCACCAGCCATGATCCTGGTCAACTGCTTCCACCTGCTATATGTGCTTGATGCCTTCTGGCATGAGGTACAAAACCTGATTTTTCTTTCTGCCGATTTGGTATTTAGTCCATTTATTTGGTTGTAATCTAATGGTGGATTGTTGCTCCCCAGGAGGGCATCCTGAGCTATATGGATATTACCCATGATGGGTTTGGCTTCATGCTGGCATTTGGAGACTTAATGTGGGTCCCCTTCACCTTCAGCCTCCAGGCCTACTACCTGGTTCACCACCCCAATCACCTCTCTCTGCCCTGGATCGTAGGCATCGTCACTCTCAATGGTTAGTCAGTAGTACTGACTCAGTACTCAGACCTTTAGTATTGGCTTATGTTCATATTAGTCCTACATGTCATCTGTGATATTATTTTTGTTGTATGACCAACAGTGACATTTTCTTTGTCATTTGTTAGTCATTGGATTTAGCATCTTCCGTAAAGCAAACTCACAGAAAAACTCCTTCAGAAGAAATCCATCAGACCCCACATTATCCCGTAAGTGCTCAGTCCCAGTGCATCTTATTCATGTATAAACATTATCCATTTGCAGGCTCTCTGCCTTGATAAAGTGGTGGAGTTAGTCCCCATCATGTTGTTGGACTCACTATCTCTCTGTTTTCCAGATCTGAAGACTATCCCTACTGCCACTGGGAAGAGTCTCCTGGTATCTGGTCTGTGGGGGCTAGTCCGTCACCCCAACTACCTGGGTGACCTTATCATGGCTCTGGCATGGTCCCTACCCTGTGGTGAGTGATGGCTAATCAGCTAGTTACTTACCAGGTATTTGTTTTTTGTATGTATGTTTTTCTGAGTTGTACTGACGAGGCATCAGAAACAGCCCAGTAAAGCTAGACGTGTTTTGATGGGTGTATAGTGTGAAGATGAGACGCTGTAGTGTATGTTGACCTTTTGTGTTGTCTGTGGTCGTCCTGTAGGGTTCACCCACATCCTGCCATACTTCTATGTGATCTACCTATCCATCCTACTGGTTCACCGGGAGGCCCGAGACGAGGCCCAGTGCAGGAGGAAGTACGGCTCGGCGTGGGATGACTACTGCCGAGAAGTCCGCTACCGCATCATCCCTAGAGTCTACTGAGGCCTATGCCACACCTGCCCCCATGCCACGCCCTTCAATTCTGCAAGCTTACGACTCATCACACGGCTGCATGAGTTCACTAAGAAAAAACAAGTTGTTTGGAAATTAGTTTGAGGACAT is a genomic window of Oncorhynchus gorbuscha isolate QuinsamMale2020 ecotype Even-year linkage group LG12, OgorEven_v1.0, whole genome shotgun sequence containing:
- the lbr gene encoding delta(14)-sterol reductase LBR isoform X2; the encoded protein is MPSIKFQSGDTVMGRWPGSSLFYEVKVLGYDAKNQLYTVIYKDGTELELREADMKNPTGFKPSRRSRSRSRSPSRRRSRSRSPGRTTRRSSSRTVSGTSIAETHNARKEPKLKEVLEAKPIENNINNKHEMTEENDTANKVNEPAEVEPEKKVVESRYNLRRRKDDGDAKPAEHTEEVEQKPAVATAPITTELEFGGRLGVFCMTLLLPATVLGLMVVCSQEDASLMSSPPLPALDSLWDLQVFGMVVLWLLFQALLYVLPVGKVVEGMPLKNGERLKYRMNTLYAFVLTVAALGAAVHHKIDLSYIHSHFLQLAVSSLLCSVLLSVYLYVRSRWATQDLLAPGGNSGSVIYDFFMGSELNPRIKGFDLKYFCELRPGLIGWLVINAAMALAEMQLHHLDYPSPAMILVNCFHLLYVLDAFWHEEGILSYMDITHDGFGFMLAFGDLMWVPFTFSLQAYYLVHHPNHLSLPWIVGIVTLNVIGFSIFRKANSQKNSFRRNPSDPTLSHLKTIPTATGKSLLVSGLWGLVRHPNYLGDLIMALAWSLPCGFTHILPYFYVIYLSILLVHREARDEAQCRRKYGSAWDDYCREVRYRIIPRVY
- the lbr gene encoding delta(14)-sterol reductase LBR isoform X1; protein product: MPSIKFQSGDTVMGRWPGSSLFYEVKVLGYDAKNQLYTVIYKDGTELELREADMKNPTGFKPSRRSRSRSRSPSRRRSRSRSPGRTTRRSSSRTVSGTSIAETHNARKEPKLKEVLEVRLVPVAKPIENNINNKHEMTEENDTANKVNEPAEVEPEKKVVESRYNLRRRKDDGDAKPAEHTEEVEQKPAVATAPITTELEFGGRLGVFCMTLLLPATVLGLMVVCSQEDASLMSSPPLPALDSLWDLQVFGMVVLWLLFQALLYVLPVGKVVEGMPLKNGERLKYRMNTLYAFVLTVAALGAAVHHKIDLSYIHSHFLQLAVSSLLCSVLLSVYLYVRSRWATQDLLAPGGNSGSVIYDFFMGSELNPRIKGFDLKYFCELRPGLIGWLVINAAMALAEMQLHHLDYPSPAMILVNCFHLLYVLDAFWHEEGILSYMDITHDGFGFMLAFGDLMWVPFTFSLQAYYLVHHPNHLSLPWIVGIVTLNVIGFSIFRKANSQKNSFRRNPSDPTLSHLKTIPTATGKSLLVSGLWGLVRHPNYLGDLIMALAWSLPCGFTHILPYFYVIYLSILLVHREARDEAQCRRKYGSAWDDYCREVRYRIIPRVY